Proteins from a genomic interval of Lathamus discolor isolate bLatDis1 chromosome 11, bLatDis1.hap1, whole genome shotgun sequence:
- the MC3R gene encoding melanocortin receptor 3, translating into MNATHFAFSFQPVLLNVTEDFNDSILNNRSSDGFCEQVFIKAEVFLTLGIISLLENILVILAVLKNGNLHSPMYFFLCSLAVADMLVSMSNALETIMIAILSNGYLIIDDHFIQHMDNVFDSMICISLVASICNLLVIAVDRYITIFYALRYHSIMTVKKALTLIVVIWIACIICGIIFIAYSESKTVIVCLITMFFTMLFLMASLYVHMFLFARLHVKRIAALPVDGVPYQRTCMKGAITITILLGVFIVCWAPFFLHLILIISCPMNPYCVCYTSHFNTYLVLIMCNSVIDPLIYAFRSLEMRKTFKEIVCCCYGMSVGQCML; encoded by the coding sequence ATGAATGCCACAcactttgcattttcatttcagcctgtgctgcttAATGTTACTGAAGACTTCAATGACTCAATACTGAACAACAGAAGCAGTGATGGATTTTGTGAGCAGGTCTTCATAAAAGCTGAGGTCTTCTTGACTTTAGGAATCATCAGCCTCCTGGAAAACATCCTTGTAATTCTTGCAGTGCTGAAGAATGGAAACCTACATTCTCccatgtattttttcctttgtagttTGGCTGTTGCAGATATGTTAGTGAGCATGTCAAATGCCTTGGAGACTATCATGATTGCAATCCTGAGCAACGGCTATTTGATCATTGATGACCACTTTATTCAGCATATGGACAATGTTTTTGACTCAAtgatttgcatttctttggtAGCCTCAATTTGCAACCTCTTGGTTATAGCAGTTGACAGGTACATAACTATTTTCTATGCTCTCCGTTACCACAGCATCATGACTGTGAAGAAAGCTTTAACCCTGATTGTGGTCATTTGGATTGCTTGTATCATCTGTGGCATCATTTTCATTGCCTATTCGGAAAGCAAAACTGTCATTGTCTGTCTCATCACCATGTTCTTTACCATGCTGTTTCTCATGGCCTCCCTTTATGTCCACATGTTCTTGTTTGCACGCCTGCACGTTAAGCGGATTGCAGCCCTCCCTGTGGATGGGGTGCCCTACCAGCGTACCTGCATGAAGGGAGCCATCACCATCACTATATTACTTGGTGTTTTCATTGTTTGCTGGGCACCTTTCTTCCTTCACCTCATTCTCATAATTTCTTGCCCAATGAATCCATACTGTGTCTGCTACACTTCACATTTCAATACCTATCTTGTCTTGATAATGTGCAACTCAGTAATTGATCCACTCATTTATGCTTTCCGAagcctggagatgagaaaaACTTTCAAAGAAATAGTGTGTTGCTGTTATGGCATGAGTGTGGGACAGTGCATGCTGTAA